In Thermoanaerobaculia bacterium, the following proteins share a genomic window:
- a CDS encoding zinc-binding dehydrogenase — protein MRAVRLVSPGRPLTDEDSPDPLPDGGSVVIEVRAAGICHSDAHYRRDPGRATLPRTLGHEIAGVVAEIGADVTSVAIGDRVAVHYLVGCGLCADCRSGRERFCPRAEMFGKERDGGYSERVAVPAENAIPVPDGVSFDEAAVMMCSSATALHALRLAEIRPGESVLVSGFGGLGVSAVQLAGVLGAGAVVVADVVPEKLSAARDFGAHPLDASAPRFAESLTAATGGRGPDVALDFAGTPASRTAALRSLAPGGRLVIVALDARPFPFDPYRDVLARERRIIGCSDHLRSDLVDLMELASRGMIDVSRAITRRVPLGAAAINEVLDELERGTSHLRSVVLPAG, from the coding sequence ATGCGCGCCGTCCGTCTCGTCTCCCCCGGTCGACCGCTGACGGACGAGGACTCCCCGGATCCCCTGCCGGACGGGGGCTCGGTCGTCATCGAAGTCCGGGCCGCGGGGATCTGCCACTCGGACGCGCATTACCGGCGCGATCCGGGGCGGGCGACGCTCCCGCGGACGCTCGGGCACGAAATCGCGGGCGTCGTCGCGGAAATCGGCGCGGACGTCACCTCGGTCGCGATCGGCGACCGCGTCGCCGTCCATTACCTCGTCGGCTGCGGACTCTGCGCCGATTGCCGCTCGGGACGGGAACGGTTCTGCCCGCGCGCCGAGATGTTCGGCAAGGAGCGAGACGGAGGCTACTCGGAGCGGGTCGCCGTCCCGGCCGAAAACGCGATCCCGGTGCCGGACGGCGTCTCGTTCGACGAGGCGGCCGTCATGATGTGCTCGTCGGCGACGGCGCTCCACGCGCTCCGTCTCGCGGAGATCCGGCCCGGAGAGAGCGTCCTGGTCTCGGGATTCGGAGGCCTCGGCGTCTCGGCCGTCCAGCTCGCGGGGGTTCTCGGAGCCGGCGCGGTCGTCGTGGCCGACGTCGTTCCCGAAAAGCTCTCGGCGGCCCGGGATTTCGGCGCGCACCCTCTGGACGCGTCCGCGCCCCGCTTCGCCGAATCGCTCACCGCCGCGACGGGAGGGCGGGGCCCGGACGTCGCCCTCGACTTCGCGGGAACGCCGGCGTCTCGGACCGCGGCCCTGCGATCGCTCGCTCCCGGCGGCCGGCTCGTGATCGTCGCGCTCGATGCCCGCCCGTTCCCGTTCGATCCGTATCGCGACGTGCTCGCGCGGGAGCGGCGGATCATCGGGTGTTCCGACCATCTCCGCAGCGACCTCGTCGACCTGATGGAGCTCGCCTCCCGGGGAATGATCGACGTCTCGCGCGCGATCACGCGGCGCGTTCCGCTCGGTGCCGCCGCGATCAACGAGGTCCTGGACGAGCTCGAGAGAGGCACCTCGCACC